In Siniperca chuatsi isolate FFG_IHB_CAS linkage group LG16, ASM2008510v1, whole genome shotgun sequence, the following proteins share a genomic window:
- the LOC122863020 gene encoding uncharacterized protein LOC122863020 isoform X3, translated as MPETLQRQYQSIQDMDQAAVSWKKFFVILVGKTNGAHLSFVAKLKGAGQTEVSSPEVSDYVLVFCPITSRVGTDISETLDNFPVGKPAILVVMHHTFNSDHVVAESRRLVNNPNVHLTVDCLFYEGRLLKCNRNDIALFDIKKFLGVSASQVSKWQTCYDWLRSHQMLLA; from the exons ATGCCAGAGACATTACAAAGACAATATCAATCTATTCA AGACATGGACCAGGCAGCTG TGTCGTGGAAAAAGTTCTTTGTCATCTTGGTGGGGAAAACTAATGGGGCTCATCTAAGCTTTGTTGCAAAGCTAAAAGGCGCTGGGCAAACTGAGGTCTCCTCTCCTGAAGTGAGCGACTATGTTCTGGTTTTCTGTCCTATCACTTCACGAGTTGGAACAGACATCAGCGAGACCCTGGACAACTTTCCAG TTGGTAAACCAGCAATTCTGGTGGTGATGCATCACACCTTCAATTCTGACCATGTTGTAGCTGAAAGCAGAAGACTGGTGAACAACCCGAACGTCCACCTCACTGTGGACTGTCTGTTCTATGAGGGCAGACTCTTGAAGTGTAACCGCAATGATATTGCATTGTTTGACATCAAGAAGTTTCTTGGAGTTTCTGCTTCCCAG gtcTCTAAATGGCAAACCTGCTACGATT